A stretch of DNA from Bacteroidales bacterium:
ATTCGTCCGGACGTACAGCAACAGGGTGTCATTTTCAGCAAACAGAAGATTCTCATTTCCTTTGTTCGTCAACAATTCCAGGTTCAATCCTCCACCTACGATTTCATTTTCCGTAAAAACTTTATTCCTGGCGCCGGCTTCTTCAAACTTCTCAGGGAGCCAGCTCAGATTGTTTTTTACCAACCAGTCTTTTGCCAGCAAAGCTTCGGCGCCTGCAATTAGAGAGCCACTTAAGCTGCAAACCGTTGCAATCAGTCGTAACCGGTCGTTTTCAACCCAGTAAACACCGGTCAGTAAAGCGTCAACTGCGGAGTGCTCAATGTTAGCTGAAGGTTCAACAACGGAAATCTTTTTCTCAATGATTTTTTGCTTTAACAATGGAAGAAATGCTCCGGAAAAGTTCGCAGCCATTCGGCTATCCTGGTATGTAAAGGGGAATACCTGAAGGATTACGTTTTTTTCTTTCAGTGCTGAGGCAATAGCATCAGCGAGAATACTGGATGCTTCGTCAGGGTTCGTAGCTACGATGTTTGAAATTTCTTCTAATCCCCGGCGCACCTGTGCGGTGAGCTGCTGTAAATCACCCTGGTGAACCTGTCTGGTGAGTGCCTGAACAATGGCTGATCCGCTCTCGATTTCAGCAAGCAATGGAAGACAATCGCGGTATGACTTCAGGGCAGATTCATTTTTATTTTCTGCCCGGTATTGTTCAGCTTCATTCAAAAGCATTACAACCGTCTCCCGCTTCTGATTCAGCGAGGTTTCATAGAAATCTCGCAAATCCGAAATCCTGACATAAACAAATGCATACAATTGTTTCCCCTTTTTGTCTTCCCACGTTTCCGATTTCAGCCCGGTTAGCTCTGCGTTGGCAAATGAAACCGTGGTTTGGGTAAAATTTTCTCTGTAGGTGTTGGTATTTTCTTCTGAAAATAACAGACTTTGACTTGTTACAGTCACACTGATACTCTCAATTAGTTCAGCCCTGGCAAAATCATTGAGGACACGAAACTGCTCATCAATCGATTTTGATGCTTCTCTTTTTGCACTGGAAAAGCCAGTGAGGTAGAAGTCAGCAGGGTAGTTTTGCCGGCGACTGTCAAAATCCACCCATGAAGGGACCTGAGCATCAATTTGGAAAGAACACATGAACATAAAAATGACCACATTGATTCGAAGGGCAATTGATTTTTTCATTTTGAAATTTGAATAAAATGGTTTGCTGAATTAAAGTAGGTCCTTGATTTTATTTACAATCACTTTGGCCATTTTGTAGTTGGATTCATGTGTCCAGCCGGCGATGTGAGGTGATAAGACAACATGATCCGATTGTACAATGTATTTGAAATCTTCGGGCAGATTTGCTTTGTTGATGCCTTCGAATGATAGTTTTTCATATTCGATCACATCAAGGGCTGCGCCCTTTACCTTCCCGGATTTAAGATTTTTCACCAGATCAGCGGTTTTCAGCACTTTGCCGCGGGAGGTATTGATCAGGTAAATGTTCTTTTTAAATTGGTTGATAAACTGATCATCAACCAGGAAGGTCGTTTCTTCAGTCAGTGGAATGTGGAGGCTCAGGATGTCCGTTTTTTCAAAAAGTTGTTCCAGCGTTGATTCTTCAACATATTGGTCTGTGAATTGGGATTTGTACTTATCGTAGGCGATCACTTTTGCACCAAAGCCGGCAAGTCGTTTTGCAAATGCTCCACCCATATTCCCATAGCCAATTATCCCGACTGTTTTCCCTTCAATTTCGACACCCCGGTTGCCTTCCCTGATCCAGATGCCTTCTCTTACTTCCCTGTCAGCCTTTCTGAGGTTGTTGAGCAGCATCAACAGCATGCCGAGCGTGTGTTCACCCACGGCATCTCGATTGCCTTCGGGGGCATTAAGACATTGAATACCATGTGATTCAGCATACTCTACATCTATATTTTCCATGCCTGCGCCAACCCGGCCAATGAATTTCAGTTGTGCAGCCTTGCTCAGAATAGTTTTGTCAAGCAGGATTTTGCCTCGAATGATAATCCCGGTGTATTGTTGGATTACAAGGTGATAATCAGCGGTTGAGTAGTTCTCGAAATAATCGCATTGAAAACCAAGATCAGTAAGATCTTGTTGTAAAACCGGATGAACAGTATCAATAAAAAGGACTTTTGGTCTGGCCATAGATGAGAGATGATTTGGCCACGAAATTATTCAATTTTGGTCAGATCGCTGTTTAGTTTGTTCATTTCATTGAGTATAAAAGTCACTGCATTAAATTTGAACCTGTCACTGGCGCGAAGTATCATTGCCAGGTCGGTTGGGTATTCTTCTTCTTTGGTGCCAACCAGTTCAACTGTCTCCGGCATCAGGGCGTTGAGGTCGCCTTTGAAAGTGGCTGAGCGGTTGTAGAATTTAGTTTCACCGGAAATATTCCTGCTGGCAATAACTTTTCCCGTAACCATATTTTTAATCTCCACCTGGCCACCAATGAGTAAAGCCTTTTCTTTAACAGTTTCTGAAACATAACAGGCGATGGTTTTTAGTAAAGGAAATTCTATTTTTCGTCCCAGGCTGTCGTAGATAAAATTACCCTCTTCATCCAGCTTGTAGCCAATTCCATCCTGAACTTTGGCAGTTTCGACATAATAGACTTCCCGGGTGTTTTCGGGTGAAATTTTTACATCCCTGATGTCAATTTCGATGGTGTAATTGAACTGATCTGCCTGGTTCTGTTTTTTGTGAAACTTAAACCGTTCAGTGTTAAGTGATGACAGGTCGAGATATTTTAATTCCTTCTCCAGTTCGTTGGGAAGGTATTCTGTGTAAGAGTTCGTCACTTTGTATAAAATGTGGACAGGTACAATCATTTTGAAATTGCCAAGCAATTCTTCCACATCTTTGAAGCCAGGAGTCAATTCATTTGCTTTCAGAAGATTTTCATATGCTTGCTGATGATTTTGGTGGGAGTCCGTTTCCAATAGTTTTTTAGCAGTGGCATAGTGAAACATAGTCGCTTTATTTCGTGCCTGTTGCATGTAGGCGGAATAGTCGGAGGGGACAAATTGCATCAGCCGTCGGGTTGTGTCAGGAAGTGTTTTAATTTTATCCTGACTGCTATCAAGTTGCTGGTAATGCAGCAGAACATCATCCCAGATGTCAGGCTGGCCCGATAATTTAAGCTTTTCAATGTTTGCCAGGTTACCGCCTGAGGACTCGATCATGACATAATCAAGCTGGGCAATTTTTTCGGGGTGGGTGGGGTTTTTCTGTAAGGTGAGGATAAGAGCATCCACTGCATCGTCATATTTCTTTTGCTCAATCAATTTGTTTGTATTGGAGCATGAGAGGAGAAAAACGACTGCTAACAGGCTCATAATCTTTTTCATAGTTGTATCCATTATCATAAAATTTTATACATCAGGAAAACATTTAAGCATTTGAACTAACAATTTTCAGTTCATAAGAATTAAAATCTTATTTTCGAAGCCTGAAATTATCTGCTGATTAAGAAAAAAATCGGGCAGTTTAAGAACAATTTTAATACCAAAGAAACAGAAAAGATATGTGGACATATCTGGCCCGGTTGATATTGAGAAGAAGATACTGGAATCTTGCGATGATCACTCTGCTGACTATTTATATGGGTTACAATGCCCGGCGGGTCAGCCTTTCATATGAAATGACCCAAATGCTTCCCCCCACCGACGAAACCCGGATTGTCTATGACAAGTTTAAAGAAACCTTCGGAGAAGATGGAAGCGTTATTTTTATTGGTATTCAGGATACAAATTTTTTCAAGGTCGGGGAGTTTAACGACTGGTACGACCTGACCGAAAAAATTCATCAAATCGAAGGGGTTGAGGGAGTGGTTTCAATCTCAAAATTGTATAACCTGGTCAAAAATGACTCGCTGCAGAAATTTGACATGCGTCCTGTTTTTTCTGAAAAACCCAAAAGTCAGGAGGAGTTGGACAGCCTTGTAAAGGTTGTTTTCTCCCTTCCGTTTTATGAAGGTATGCTATTCAATAAAGATAGCCATTTTACCCTGATGGCTGTGACTTTGGACAGGGATGTCCTGAATACACGCGATCGTGTCGGATTGATTTATAGTATTAAAGAGGCCGGTGATCAGTTTGCTGAAACCAACAACCTCAACATTCATTACTCAGGACTTCCATATATTCGCACCATCACTGCCAAAAAAATCGAAAGCGAGTTGTTGTTGTTTGTAATCCTCTCTTTGGTTGTTGCCTCGATTATTTTGATGATATTTTTCAGAAACTGGAAAATTGTTACGGCTACCATGTTGATAGTTGTAATCAATGTAGTGTGGGTAATGGGTTTCATTCATCTATTTGGTTACAAGATCACCATTCTGACAGGAATCCTTCCTCCATTGCTCATCGTGATTGTAGTCGAAAATTGTATATTTCTCCTCAACAAGTATCAATACGAAATTCGCCGGCATGGTAACAAAATCAAGGCGCTTACTCGTATTGTGATGTTGATAGGTAACGCAAACCTGCTGACAAATACTACAACTGCAGCCGGTTTTGCTGCATTCATTGTAACAGGCAATCAGTCGCTGATTGAATTTGGACTGGTGGCCTCCATCAGCATCATGGTGGCTTATTTCATGACTTTATTCCTCATCCCGATATTTTTCAGTTTTCTGGCCGCCCCTTCTTCAAATCATACCCATCATTTGGAAGTTGGCATCGTAAGTCGAATGGTGGAGAAAATTGTTCTGATTGTGCAGCACCGTCGAAATGCTATTTACATTACAACCATATTAGTGACTTTACTTGGTTTTTATGGCATTTCGCTGCTTAAAACGACCGGCAACATTGTGGATGATATTCCTCACAGAGATCCGCTCTATCGCGACCTCATGTTTTTTGAAGATAACATAAAAGGGGTAATGCCTCTTGAGATTTCCATTGACACACGGAAGCAAAGGGGAGTGTTGCAAATGTCCAATATTCGGAAAATTGATGCGCTGCAAAATGTCCTTTCAGCGTATCCTGAACTTTCTAAGCCTCTTTCGATCGCTGAGGTGGTGAAATTTGCAAAACAATCGTTTTATGGTGGGAATGAGGCCATGTATAGCCTGCCTAACAATCAGGAACGAAACTTCATTATGCGTTACGTGCCAGATATGAAAAGCGACCAGCGAACACTTGTCAATTCATTTGTGGATACCAGTTTGCAACTGGCCAGAGTAAGCGTGCAAATGGCCAATATCGGAACCAATGATATTCAGCGGATTAAGGATGAACTGGTTCCGCGCATTGATTCTATTTTTCCTCCTGATCAGTTTGATGTGGATATTACCGGAACCAGCGTGGTTTTCCTCAAAGGAACCGAATATCTTGTCAGCAATTTGTTGATGAGCCTTTTACTCGCATTGGTTATCATTTCAATCCTGATGGCGCTCCTTTTCACTTCTGCAAGGATGGTTATCATTTCGATGGCGCCAAACCTGATTCCGCAACTAATGACTGCTGCGATGATGGGGTTCCTTGCGATTTCAGTAAAGCCATCCACTATTTTGATCTTCAGCATTGCATTGGGAATTTCGGTGGACAACGCCATTCATTTTCTTTCCCGCTACCGGCTTCAACTCAGACT
This window harbors:
- a CDS encoding hydroxyacid dehydrogenase is translated as MARPKVLFIDTVHPVLQQDLTDLGFQCDYFENYSTADYHLVIQQYTGIIIRGKILLDKTILSKAAQLKFIGRVGAGMENIDVEYAESHGIQCLNAPEGNRDAVGEHTLGMLLMLLNNLRKADREVREGIWIREGNRGVEIEGKTVGIIGYGNMGGAFAKRLAGFGAKVIAYDKYKSQFTDQYVEESTLEQLFEKTDILSLHIPLTEETTFLVDDQFINQFKKNIYLINTSRGKVLKTADLVKNLKSGKVKGAALDVIEYEKLSFEGINKANLPEDFKYIVQSDHVVLSPHIAGWTHESNYKMAKVIVNKIKDLL
- a CDS encoding MMPL family transporter, giving the protein MWTYLARLILRRRYWNLAMITLLTIYMGYNARRVSLSYEMTQMLPPTDETRIVYDKFKETFGEDGSVIFIGIQDTNFFKVGEFNDWYDLTEKIHQIEGVEGVVSISKLYNLVKNDSLQKFDMRPVFSEKPKSQEELDSLVKVVFSLPFYEGMLFNKDSHFTLMAVTLDRDVLNTRDRVGLIYSIKEAGDQFAETNNLNIHYSGLPYIRTITAKKIESELLLFVILSLVVASIILMIFFRNWKIVTATMLIVVINVVWVMGFIHLFGYKITILTGILPPLLIVIVVENCIFLLNKYQYEIRRHGNKIKALTRIVMLIGNANLLTNTTTAAGFAAFIVTGNQSLIEFGLVASISIMVAYFMTLFLIPIFFSFLAAPSSNHTHHLEVGIVSRMVEKIVLIVQHRRNAIYITTILVTLLGFYGISLLKTTGNIVDDIPHRDPLYRDLMFFEDNIKGVMPLEISIDTRKQRGVLQMSNIRKIDALQNVLSAYPELSKPLSIAEVVKFAKQSFYGGNEAMYSLPNNQERNFIMRYVPDMKSDQRTLVNSFVDTSLQLARVSVQMANIGTNDIQRIKDELVPRIDSIFPPDQFDVDITGTSVVFLKGTEYLVSNLLMSLLLALVIISILMALLFTSARMVIISMAPNLIPQLMTAAMMGFLAISVKPSTILIFSIALGISVDNAIHFLSRYRLQLRLNQWAIKVSVINALRETAFSMIYSSVVLFFGFIIFTLSSFGGTEALGYLIAFTLLMALLSNLFVLPSLLLTMDKRITTKRFSEPLLEIFDEEIDIELDDLKIEAIDTRGIA